Part of the Vigna radiata var. radiata cultivar VC1973A chromosome 11, Vradiata_ver6, whole genome shotgun sequence genome is shown below.
gtcttttttataatttttgtagtcTTACAAAAAAGttgtacaaaattaaaaaaatgataaaagtttAAAGATTTAAGCACGTCACTtacaaaatatctataaaagatAATGTTTTGAtggaaatttataaattttgaatgcaTGGaagtttaatgttttaattatagtttgtgtgcttttgaaataatttatgtggataaagtaatttaattagtttaaaactCTATATAGATAACATAAAGTCAAATTTTACTTCATTATGGagtatttatttcaaaaaacttaaaaatgagATAAAGGCTTAAGACCTTTTCAATACatgtgcaattttttttttcttaaacgaACCATAAgggataatttaaaattaacctAACTCTTTCATAAAAggttaaatttcaaaaagaaaaaaaaaaaaaaaaactccattaAATAGAAGCAAGGAATGAAAACTGAAAGGGACTTAAAGAAAGATGAATGGGGTAGTCTAGAGTATAAAGACAAAGTAGTTAAAGTCCCCACACCTTAATTTCACTCTGGCGATCTAGAaattaataatatgaattaGTGCAATGAGAAATTAATAATGTTGTCGTAATTGAAGGACAAGGTGGGAATAGGTACCCCATATAATTCTTTCCAAGCAAACAATATCAAACTTGGTCTTTGATTGAGGTAGAACGAACTGATTGATGCAATGCATCATATTTTAACTCTAAGAAACAAACACAATTCATGATAAAACCAGTGTTACATGGATACAAAATCCTTGCAAATCAATGAATCATTATTAGTAAAATTGCCAAAACATacttttttcttgatttcataCATGCCTCCGGAATGTTTCAATCTTACACACTAGGATTTGAGTTAAGACTACCCCGCATAGGTTAAGAATTTGCATAAAATGTTAGCAAACACACCATGCTAACATTAATTAGTTGATTATTCTCTGACTGGAAAACATGGCCATGATCCACATTGCTGATTGCTCCCTTTATTCAATGTAGTAGGTTCCTTGGGACCCTGCCCATTCTCAATGCTTCTCagtgaaaaaacaaatttcCTCAATCATTCTCATATCCATTAATTAGTACATTGAGGTCAACGAAAATTACCTCTACCAACTTTAATAACAACATCAATTCTCAACATCTGCTCAAAACCATTCTCTAGCCACTGTCCTCAACAAAATTCCTACCATTTTGGACTCTCTCAACGATAAACTTGATGTTGTAAAGTGTGTTTCACACTCCAAATTTTAATACACCTCCTTTGTAAATGTGAGAGATATTTAAGTTGAAAGATGAATAATAGAAGGCAAGTTGTTAGATGAAAGTCAGAAGGTAAgagataaaggaagaaaaaagtcAGAAGGAAATATTTATGAAGTGAAGAGTGAATGTGACGTAGTTGGTTCAGTCCAATTGTTATATTGTCTTATTAAAGTCATGTGGGTCAGAGTAAGTATGAagacagaaaatgaaaaagaaggcattcacttcttcttcatctagatctttcattcttttatttctccAACTCTTATTCTATGACCTTCTTCCATCTTTCAACACATCACgttaaaaaacattattcattttcttaacaGGTATAGCTGTTAAACAGAGACGCTTAGGACAAGttatttcttctctttgttATGATAGCATCACTGGTAACAATCAAGAAAGCGATTGCAGAAGTGAATAGTTATCTCTATTACTTGTTACGATCATACTTCCAAACAACTGGATAAACATGTGATGTTAACAAACATGTAGCAAGAATTTCTCTGCTACACTCATCTATAAGCTTGGTGTAGCCACGTAGGGACATTCAAATTAATAGCCATTGGGTTTCCATTTCGAGCTCAATTATTGGGCCAACCTATTGTCTGGTTTGCCTTTTTAGTAAAATTGATTGGAGCTTTGGGTTTTGGGCCCAAACACATACCAATACCCGAACAACATGCAGCCACTGCCACACAAACCACTCCTTCACACCAGCCTCCtgtttatttaatgtttggtttaataggttccGAGGTCTCTATATTTGgatatttgtttcaattgggtcctccaatttttgaagtgatgaattaggtccctaattttttcaatttgaatcaataaaagtctttctgttAAATACAGTTAACGTCATGAAGTTTTtaaacatgtggcacgctgacgcttccaagGACACCATTttaagtgcataggtggattataaaagggtgaaatccctaaattaaaagggtgtatttgaaggtgaaatccctaaattaaaagggatttcacccttttataattcacctatgcacttgaaacggtgccacctGGAAGCTTCACGTGCcaaatgttcaaaaacttcacggcgttaaatGCATTAaacagaaagacttttattgattcaaattgacaaaattaagaACCTAAtggatcactttcaaaattggaggacctaattgaaacaAACTCCCAAATATAGGGACATCCAAATCTATTAAACCTTAATGTTTTTAAACTATTCTCCGCCAAATGCCTCTCGATCCAGTGGCATCCGAGGTTAATTTTACCCTTCAAATTTGTTTTAGCGGCTTTCTTCATGGAGCTCCAATTTTTGTTCCTACATCCCCAATTTGACTAAGgtaaaaatctaaaatctaaaaatatatataatattttttaaaaatttaatttatttttaagggattatggttttgttaattttgtttttatttttatttatttttgtgtgtttttatttatttatttatttattctcttcACGTTTAGTTATTTGTTAGGTGTATTGTCTTTACTGTTTGTTTGATCTTTTTGTTCCAAAAATGGCAAAACATGAGATATCTCAACTGAGTTAGGAGTTCTCTATCAGGTGAAGTTAAAATGAAACCTATAGTATATGTTAAAAGAAAGGGTTGTGATGGTGAAAGTAGAGAGGTTGCAACATTTGTTGGTCATGATAATGATGAGTAGTAAGAAGTATTATTCACCAAGAGAATGAAGTTGTTGGATATAATGAAAGTCCACATGATACTTCCTTGTTGACGAGATATGCTAAACATCAACATGTTTTGTATTCACCGAATTAACCAACCACGTGTGAAGAAAATGTGactaattgtaaaattatttgacTAATCTTCCTcacatttcatttataaaaaagataaatctaATATAAAGCTGAAATTAGTTATGATTTCATAAAACTTTATGGACAATTTTTTATCTTAGATATGAAAACTCAATCCACTCACAATATGACATTAATATAGAATGTCtcatttatttaatactaaTAATTGGATATCAACAAATtcacaaaacaaacacaaccaaaataaattaaataaaaatcgGTAAAGGAAAGaagcaaaataaatttgaaaataaaaaataacactagatttcaaaatctaagaGATTGATTAAccggatttcaaaatttgaaaatatttttaactaaaatttaaaattagatgaGTTCTTAAATCAAGTTTTAAAATCTGATGAGTTcataaccaaatttcaaaatctttttttttttctaaattgaattctaaaatttaatgagttacttaatttgatttgaaaatctAATGTTTCcattaattgaatttcaaaatttttttcttttataaatcgaatttcaaaatttgttgtttttataaattagatttcaaaatttgatactACTCTAATCTAcattttgaaatctgattaTACTGAAACTTTGttactttcaaatttcaatgaatatttttataaattagattttaaagtTCAGtacatacaaaatataataaaaataaatattaatttgcattaacaaaacaaaagtataaTCGAAGAAGAATGAAGCCAATACATATATCTCTTTTTCAAACAAAGATAAACaatgacaaaaaatatttaaacgaagatgaacaaaataagaaaaaaacccAACATCGTTCAAAGCAGAAAgttaaagttgaaaaaattaCCGTTGGAGTTgtatctgaaaataaaattaactttagaGTGAAAAGATAGTAAATATATCACCTTCCATAATAAATAGGTATAGTaagtattaattatatatatatatatatatatatatatatatatatatatatatatatatatatattaaaaatgacatATTAGGCTTAAGAGTAAAATTTGGGGGTGCATGGAAGAACGCCCCTTAGTTTTGTACTTCCCCATTTCTACATGGGTCGAAGGTACCAAATGTAGCCCAATTCATTCCACAGTGAACTTTAGGGGACTTTGTTTTTATACCAccatatttttttcctatactctataaatacgaaaattcttcctttatttttctaaaaatacttttgaattgtgagaaataaaaaaaaattaacttgtaaattAGAAAATCTAAAAGTTAAtgcaaaaaatttaattacacaatatagaatatttgtttcattaaaaaattctGCATTGTAATAAAAAGGTGTTTTTTCGAATTGTATAATATAGaagttatatttttacttcTATATCATACAATAAAGAaggatttttatataaaaaataactttatgcCGAACATTATCTTCATTAAGTCTAACTATAACACAACACATAGACAAGTGATTGTGACGATAAAGGAGCATTGTTGACAAAGGAATGAGAACAGCAAGTACACGGTGACATCAAGGGGGCAATTTTGTCTTTTACTTACTCCCCTGGGCTACACACATGAAAGTTATATGGCTACGGAAAGAAAGGACCTAAATTGTAAACGTTTTGAAACTCCTAGATGGCAGCATCTTTCTGCACCTATATAACTTTCTTCTTGTATctgtataacttttttttccattttttctttttgactGTGCAATTCGAAAGTCAAAATTAACTTTCCAAGTGTacattctaaataaaattaagagaaaaaacagTAATTGGAACTTGGAGGATGTTGAAACTTTGATGACACCTACCACGAAGTTTTTGGGCTGAGAATTTTGGTGAATCCAACAGAAATTGTTAAATTAGTTCTCAGCCCACACCAGGAACGAAcccaagaagagaaaaataaaacttttaaatgatacttaaatattgaataagaataataataataattagagaatattgaaattgaatatCTGAGTTAAGATGAGGTAGAGAGAATAGGAAGATTAATTTTTGTCACGCGTCTGGCAAAGAGATGATTAAAAGGAAATGCAGTTTCCTTGTGAAGGTATGAGATAGATGAGTGAGAATGATGAAATTCCATTAAATAGGTAGGAAgaattttcttgaatttaaattttgagagcataaaataaaaggaacaaCATGGGTGGGGCTATAGCCACAGCTCCATCATCTCATTCATGCCAATCTCGGAGAACCCATTAATGAACCCAATGAAAGCATATTTGACTTTCACCCCAAAAACAATAAAGCAGCCTTGACCCTTCTCACTTTCGGTCTAGCTAACTTCaatatctattatatatatatattttatacgtCACAATGATTTATTATGGAATACATCCTATCCCTGCCACTCCAATCTTAGCATTACATGTTTCTTTCctctcattctttttcttctccccAGATTCAATCCTGTCACATTCAACTGCTTTGCTAAAATCTCAATGTAAAAGTCTCCGATTAATCATCACCTTTTACTCTTTCATCAAAACAATCTAGTTGGATGGATCATGGATTTGCTTTCACATTACTTCCTTTTCGGCTGGACAATATTATTAGTCCATCCTCTTAACGTGCATAAGACAACATAATTATTTTCCAACCAAGAAAATTTAATCACCACTTTTGAATCTTGACAAATTTCAGCTAAATTCTATCGAATATTTGTTACGCGGCTTTACCCTTTAAAAATCTTGGGTGCCACCACCATGCAGCCCAGTCAAAGTTTTCCTTCTCGAATAAATTCAGTGTAATCTTTAAAGGAACGAAAATGGAAAATGTATTGTCAGTTTGTCGCAACAGGAAGCATATGCAACGATTCCAcgttttattttgttgtgaGCGATGATTCCAGATGAACAGTAGCTTTAAAAAGAAACCAAACCTGGTGTGAGAGACCAGGCCCACTTAGCTTTTAGGAGAAATAAAACCAGGccataagaaagaaagaaggactgaccaaaaaattaaagaaagaagaatagcaaataaacaaacaaaggaACCCACTAGCCATAATTATGGGAAGCACCACATTCACGCTAACCCCTCTTAACTTTATGcctgtaaattttaatttttgctcACACTTTCTCCAACATCATCATTCATAAAGTGTcattaaatatacattaataacAATAAACTTCATTAAATATACCATATCACTTAATTACCTATAGTTAAGTAAGGTGGTATATTCTTTTGGCTgcaaataaaaatgattttatatctgACTTGGTATTGAGTAGTAATTAAGTGTAATGGATTGCCGTGTTTGGTGATAAAACAGAACACGTATATTAAGTGTTGTGTAGATCCTAATGGTATGTGGGGAGAGACAGACACATAGGCAGATTCTAAAAAACAGGGTTGACCAGTTGACGTTGGACTAACAAGTGAAGAGTGGAAGAACAAGTGATTATGAGAGAAGACAAGTCTCAATCCATGTGGCTCCACCAACAAGTCCGATACTGAGAGAAAAACGCGGCAGTCTTGTGTGAGGAAAATGGCACCAGCTGTTTGTGTtggttttgatatattttagcaCACTGGCAGACAGGTTTGCAGGTGAACGGCGCAGCAGTGTTTCTTCATCTAACACTATTACTACTACTACCATCGCAGTACCGCACCCAGTAAACCTACCCTACCCTCCTGCCAAGCGCCAACCCACCCACAGATTTATTCATATCAAAATTACGAAAATCGAGACATCGCATTGTCAATCCATGCATCAACCCAACAAGCAACAAAATTAAAGCTGCACAACATCAGTACCACCCATGCAtctctttcaaaatttattttcactctCTTAAGCTAATCCTATTCAATAAATGGAAACAACAATAATACAGCCAACCGGAATCGGGTAAGcgcaaaattttaaaacagtcAATACTTATGATGGAaagaaaaggagagagaaattataaatttataaattactataaaataaaatatgtccCCGTGATCGATAAGAGACAATGATCTGAACCACCCATAAGTACGAAGAAATTAGGGGTAGCCCACACCCAACCTCGCTtttataaacacaaaaaaataagtaCCTGGTACGGGCACTTTTTTTTGGATGCAGTTGAAAGAAAGATGGGTTGGAATATTTGAAAGTATTGTAATTTGTGATTAATGTTCAATAATCAGGCATAAGGTGGCTGATTTTGCCTTCCTCCAGCGCCATCTTCCGTTCCGTAATTTTTAACCAGACACAAACTCCGGTGAAGCTAAGTACCAAACTGGCGAGGCCACTTCCCAAGCCAATTCCAACAATGGCTAAAATGGACAACCCCTTATTCCTAAAGGGCGGCAACGGGTAACCGTAAAGATCCTTATTCCCCAAGAAGGAGCTAGTGTTGAATCTGGGCAAGTTCCCGCTCCGGTTTGACAGGGAGGCGGGGATGGGCCCAGAGAGGTGGTTATTGGACACATCGAACGCGGAAAGACGAGCAAGCAGGCCAAATTGCTGGGGAATAGGCCCGGTAAGCAAATTATCGTGGAGGTCGATGATGTTGAGATAGGCGCATAATGCCAGCTGTGGGGGAATATTCCCTTCCAGACGGTTGGAGGAGAGGTTCAGAACGGCGAGGTTGACAAGAGACTCAAGTTCCAGGGGGATTTGAGCCGTGAGGAAGTTGGAGGAAAGGTCAAGAGCTTGGAGATTAGTACAGTTGGAGAGGAATGGGGATATGGTTCCCCGGAGCGATAGGTTGTTGAGAGAGAGCTTGTAAATGCGGCCATTGTTGCAGATGACACCTTGGAGAATGGAGGTAGAATCGTTGCAGGGCTTGGCAAAGTTCTCTTCTTTCCAGTTATGGGGCAAGTTGGTGGAATCTTCCAAGGACTTGCTGAGGTGCGTCAGACATGCTTCGTCGCTTGGATCTGATAAAATCCCCGGAATCAAAGTCACCCACCACAGTAACAGCACGCACCCCACATCCATTACAAGACAACCTCGCCCTCTTTGATTGCTTTTGTTACCTTGTAGGAGGAGAGTAATGGAGACAGAGATCAAGATTCATCCAAAAAGAAGTAATTGAGAAGCATGAagagtggaagaagaagagatagatGGTGTATTTAAGGGTTCCTTCTATCCAAAAGAAACAGGGTGTGAAGTTGGGAAAGCGAGAGATGTCGGATTTTTTgatgtttgttattgttgtcTTGGGCCAAAGTGAGATGAGGgaatgagagagaaagagggcagactgtttgaaaaaaatggtcTTCTTCACTCGAGCGCGTGCGTGTGAGGAAGGAGAAATGAGTTGAGGGGTTTGatggagagagaaaaattaaaggGTTTGTTGTCTGTGTGGGACCTTTCCGATTGGAGTTTGTGGGGGGCGATGACCTGCAAATACGAAGCCTAAGACAGCGACAATACGCTAAGGACATTATTGACTTTTTACATCACCACCATTTTCTATTTCCACGCCACTCTCATTTCCACACTACTAACTGCACTTCCCCCTTCATACCTCCAACAACCACAAACACCCTCCTTTCTTATTCTCTCCTCTTCAACAATCAAACCCTTTATACTGCTTTCTTTATAGTCtaatttcatcttcttcactagACAGAacaatataagtttttttattttttagttatatcTTTTAGGtctaatatttgtataattaaacTACTTATGTTTGGAGAGAAGACTGTTTGAACTTAACTTCTTTcctcaatttaattattttgtttttataatatttttaattgcttttaactttactagtttagtatttataaatattttaatggtGGATCCTAAagtatgttaaaaaaaaatatgttgaacaTATCATTTATAGAATTCAAACATTccaagtaaataaatatatattatattagacTGAGATGTAATAATTTGCACGATATTTATGACTACGCCTGCTGATGATCGATCAATGACATTAAACTAATCATTCCATTGTGTGTCTGGCATTCTGCACTCTTTCACTCATTTATTGGgtgaaattgataaaataatagtagtttaattgtttatactatttatCTCTAGCAcacttttatattgatttttaattgttttaagaaaatactatatcagtattttttatatattataataattttttaaaatatttaaaaatattgcactaagttttctgttaaaaaattattggaagtaaaaaaaaaactgcttACAAATTCTCTAAGATAGATAATGTATATAATCTTAATAGTGATAACGTGTAACCCATGTAAAATTAGTGTTTTTTCAGTTA
Proteins encoded:
- the LOC106776495 gene encoding inactive LRR receptor-like serine/threonine-protein kinase BIR2 → MDVGCVLLLWWVTLIPGILSDPSDEACLTHLSKSLEDSTNLPHNWKEENFAKPCNDSTSILQGVICNNGRIYKLSLNNLSLRGTISPFLSNCTNLQALDLSSNFLTAQIPLELESLVNLAVLNLSSNRLEGNIPPQLALCAYLNIIDLHDNLLTGPIPQQFGLLARLSAFDVSNNHLSGPIPASLSNRSGNLPRFNTSSFLGNKDLYGYPLPPFRNKGLSILAIVGIGLGSGLASLVLSFTGVCVWLKITERKMALEEGKISHLMPDY